The stretch of DNA aataattatatcacttGTCGCATCCATATACTAAAGCAATTTATAGTTTGAATTAGTATCtatacattatttgtaaaaataaaaatttacatacttattagtaataataattagttaatgCAAAGAAATTACATCAAAGGAGACCTCAAACGGTGTTACGGCATAgcagcaatattattaaatcaaataatgtgtttatttaaataaatgaatattgtaAATCATACTGATAACTGCATAGAACGCTATGCAATTTTGATATACCTTAGATAAATAGATTGCGATCAATAGATAAATGATCAATtgcgcataaaaatttaatttgtttcctTGATTTATATGACCgcgttgataaattaaaatagtaatgtTTTCACGACTAATGTTTCTCGAGagatattataagaaaatacttctaattatttgtgtgtgtCAGTCCAATgtgtttttcttatattaaaaatttgaataatatttttattacataaaatatgcttGAAAGACAcgcaaatatatatgaaatcaTTAAGTTAAAATTCcgaaaatcttcaaaaaaagaaaatgcaaaattttaatatacttacaattgacaaatgatatttatatgttttcaaCTTTAGTATaacttcattaattaaaactgagtaaattaataaaattaatacgaaTAATTAGTTGAGTTCTTCTGGATGAGCTCTTCTTTCAAATAACggctttcttattttaatgtttcgtttatattaaactattaaattaaaatatcacatttacTTAACTATGAGcaactctttatttttttaaattaattatgagttttttttttaattacaataaacttTTAGATTGTACAAACTAAATcgttaatttaagaaaatattaagtgcTACTATATGCAACCCTGCAAAACATAATAGTAACAACTGTGTAATATTTTCCTTACGAAGGAAGTACCTGAGGAGTGACCTCTGTATAATATTTCGAACGTCACActacatttcattaattttactttatcttcttaaatataaatagattaaaaattttctatatgttatttatttaaaaataaatttaacttaatttaaatatattaacgcaGGCAGTTCTGTGAGTCAACGGAAACCTCGATCACCGATAAATCCATTGTTTTCACTTGAATATCCGTCCTCGCGGTACCGTGATGAAGTATCAAAAGAAGTATATCCATTTTTACCGTTTTATAGAGGTAGGTTCTTAAAGTGCATAAACATTACCAATAAAGtatctacatatttatataagtaataaatatataattcagcACTTGTTTTACTCTAGGCTTGCGGAGTGCAACAAAGAACGAACCAGAACATGCAACTAAAAGTAATAGTAATGACAAAGAGGGTAAACCTACGAGCTACATACGAAAAAGGGAAATCGTTACTGAGATAATGGGAGTAAAAAGAGAAGACTATCATGTAATTGATGAAATATGGAAAATTTTTGTGAACCGTATAACAGAAGTGGTAGCATATTtgaatgaaaaagaagaagagattaagaaattaaaaaacagtaaaaaaacaaaagatccGGAAAAATAATCCGAGTCGCGTATTGCCTTTCCTGTATTATTGGGGTAGaggataaaattctttatctgttttttaatctctaacagtaattaattatttttacaattttttatacaccTTAGAAATTGTTTCGTACATTTGATGTGTTTTTggagaatgaaataaatttttataccaacAGTAAGCCAGAACTAACTAGTTTTCTTATTCTACATCAGTAatagcatatatataaatgcattaataaaataataaaaatgtgaatgcTACTTTCCCAACGCCTACTAGCAATAAAAACCAATCTTCAATAATCCGAAGAACAAAGTTGAAGAgccgattaataaaaaaagaaaacaatattaaatataataaagatataataaagcATATgataagaagataaaaaatttcgtgAAATATATTGTAAGAAATGCCTGTCCCTACTGTCCATTTGAATGCAAAACATTTTGCCAATTTGAGTCGGATTATAACTTATTTCAAACAAGATATTCATATTAGacagttaattttaaataaataattatttcaaaaataataattaagaagttCGTTTTGTATGTTACTTACAgtcagaaatatattatgaaattattccTTTGAACTTAATTTGCGAATTGTTCAGCTATTATTTAAAGTAGTTGTTTCGTGACAATTCGATCTAGAAGTTTAatctatcaataaaaaaactcaaataataaagtttagaTATATCAttacgtattatttaatttataagaacaattaattaaaaaaatcaatcaaaagtttaataataatttaaaaataattattaaattaatttcttacacTTGCTAAAGTAGACTTTTGGTTGGGCTCGTCCATACTATGTAACTACACATGTAAGACTTTAATATTGTGATTTACATCTTCGAGTTTTTTATACctcgaaaaatatcaaaaattatatagctcttacgattatattattgaaataaaacggTGAATATGCTGTGTTTTTGTAATGCTCATATGTTTGTTTTCTGCAtgctcattatttttaattaaaattttaaatgtggttttcaaaattaaaaatatgttaagcatagtataatatatgcaacaCGTGCTAAAAGTACTAATTACGACTGTAATTATCTCCGCTTCGAAACGGTAAGTTGTTTTGTTGCAGAATTACTTagatattactttaataagaataatgaaagtttggataaatttttaagcaacTTATTTTATGAGACAACTAccttaaacaatttttaatttttactgtgTCTGCGTATATATGTTTGGTACTTAGCTCGCGattgcatattaataattccaaataattattacgcaaaGTTGTCCTCACAGCCATACCTAAACATTTGCGGAATTTCAGAACTATTGCTTGGCAATTCTTTGTCGCTGATAACCGCAGCAACGAGagttcacaataaaaatacaagtttCCTTACGTCAAACGtttcgtaattaatttattgtaggCTTCTCATATAATTCATTTCAACATATAATTCATAAGTACACGTTTTCTCAGGGCACAGCAGATAGAACATTATCGTACATTTATCTTGCCAATCtttacaaaaatcttttaagcGTTTCAAAAATTCCATAGTCGTAAAATATCATTCTAGTTTTCTATctaagtgataaaaatattgaagttatTTTAACAAGTTTGACATATGGTTGGaatgtttataataacaaGTACAGCAACGTTACAAATTATTGCCCTAGACTTTCACGCACACAATCGAGGGACCATGTCCATGTGCTCcgtacactcaaaaaaatatttcgctgatgtagttagatttctagatatcgcaacaagaatgtatcgctatttttcgtatctgtgaaaacattgtttgtcacatatagaatttatagcagtaatgttctagcaatagcttctgaaaaatttaggtaccattgctaaatgttattcattgcatgatttaacacgtgattgatcttatatagataggcgctttagagaaactttctttttaaagttcacaaacaatacagatatatattctgtttctgtcatctaaactgattaagtaattacatatgcaatatcacaacagttgctaatcatttatctgttttagttaattttttacacctagaaaattttagctattattgcaagatcatttttttgagtgtagaACGCTTTAGGCAGCACATGAACATTATCGTTTGATTGGTGCGTTGAAACCCATAAAGAGAATTGATAACGCTGGAATACAAACTGATGCAGGTAgagtacaaataaaaagataaaactatCAGTTTAACGATTTCTTTGTTTAGAATCGTATATAGGTCGAACATCCCGTAAAGAAGTTTATTTTGTAAGATATTACCGATTTCGACCAACAGACGGCGCCAGTTACTGGCTGCCTCAAAATATGATAGATTCGACTAAGATCGATTCTGCGCGAGCGCGATCCCGCGCAATCAACCCGGATATTTAGACGTCTTTCGAACATGCGAGAACGTTCGCCAAAATCTCGTTTCTCAAACAAACAAGCCAAATAAACACTGTCTAACAAGCAGTCGAGCCGAGTAGACGTGCAACCAAAAAGACAGTCAGTATTGAATCGTGGGGCGGTCGCCGAGGGTTTATCTTAAgcaaattatgtattaattgtaagtataaaCCTGAAACGTAATTATacacagttatttttttaaaatagtattacTACTAATTGCTCTCAACCCGTCATTCCTGATCGATAATCTCGAGTCGGGAGTAATTATCGTTTACTCTACCGTTGGTACGGAAGGTCGAGCCGAGGACGTAACGGCctctttcaaaaagtggtcgaACCGTTTgttcttttacataaaattttattctgtcaagccgtttaaattaaattgcaaacaaaGAACTGTCTTACAATTTTAAGTCAGAATTTCGATACCGAAGGGTCTACTTGCTTGCAGAGATGAAGACTCGTCCGTCATTCAAAACGCTTAGTGCATTCAAGAAACCATGAAGTGGTTGTTGTTTCTGATAACAATTGCCATTTGGCAATGCACACAAGTAACAGGTAAAGTTAACacatatcataatttatttttcttttactgtTAATGATCagttttttatacaataatagaaatgaaataaatacgttgaatcaataataattatatcaattgttGCATTGATATACTAAAGCAATTTATAGTTTGTATtagtatttatacattatttgcagaaataataatttacatagctattgataataataattaatcaatgcaAAAGAAATTACATCAAAGGAGACGTTGAACGGTGTTACGGCAGAgcagcaatattattatgttaaataatgtatttatttaaataaatgaatattgtgAATCATACTGATAATTCCATAGAACActatgaaatttttgatataccGTAAATGAACAGATTGCGATCAATAGATAAATGATCAATtgcgcataaaaatttaatttgtttcctTGATTTATATGACCgcattgataaattaaaatagtaatgtCTTCAGAACTAATGTTTctcaagaaatattataagaaaatacttttaattatttgcggGTGTTAGTCCGATATGTCtttcttctattaaaaatgtgattaatttttctactatacaaaatatacattcaTAAAatctgcaattaaaaattccaacgattttcaaaaaaaaaaaaaatgcaaaattttagtatATCTATAATTGACAAatgatgtttatttattttcaattttattataatttcattaattagtactgagtaaattaataagattaataccAGTAATTAGTTGAGCTGTTCTTGATGAGTACTTTTTTCAAATGACggctttcttattttaatgccccgttattattaaactattaaattaaactgtcacatttaattaactataagcatttttttatttttttaattaagtatgagttatttttttaaattaatatgagttatttttttaattaattatcagctcttatattgtacaaaaaaacgtaaatcgtttatttaacaaaacagTTAAGTGCTATTATAATGCATCCTtacaaaacataataataacaacTGATATAATTTTCCTTCAAAAGGAGTACCTGAAGAGTAACCTCTGTATAATACTTCAGAGGTCACActacatttcattaattttacattatctttttaaatataaatagaataaatattttttatttgttatttattttaaaataaatttaacttaattcaaatatattaacgCAGGCAATTCTGTGAGTCAACGGAAAAGTCGGACACCTTTATCGGCATGGTTTCCGTTTGAATATACGTTTTTACCGAACCGTGatgcacaaaaattaaatactttttcgtCGATTAATACAAGTAAGTTTTAAAACTGCCaacaaagtttaaaatatttttaattatactttaattatttgtgtgtgtCAGTccaatgtcttttttttatattaaaaatatgaataatatttttactacataaaatatgcatgAAAGACACGCAGATATACATAAAATCTTTAAGTCAAAGTTTTGAGcatcttcaaaaaaaaaaaaatgtaaaattttaatatatctacaattgacaaatgatatttatttgttttcaactttattataattttattaattagtactgagtaaattaataaaattattacgaacAATTAGTTGAGCTGTTCTCGATAAACTCTTTCTTCAAATAACGgcattcttattttaatgttccgttattattaaactattaaattaaactgtcacatttaattaactataaacatttatttatttttttaattagatatgagttaattttttaattaactatgagcttttatattgtacaaaagaacgtaaatcgtttatttaacaaaacagTTAAGTGCTATTATAATGCATCCTtacaaaacataataataacaactgatataattttctttcaaaggAAGTACCTGAAGAGTAACctctgtataatattttagaggTCACActacatttcattaattttacattatctttttaaatataagtaggataaatattttctatatgttatttatttcaaaataaatttaacttaatttaattatattaacgtAGACAATTCTATGAGTCAACGGAAACCTCGGTCACCGATAAATCCATTGTTTCCAATTGAATATCCGTCCTCGCGGTACCGTGATAAAGTCCCAAAAAAAGTATATCCATTTTTACCGTTTTATAGAGGTAGGTTCTTAAAGTGCATAAACATTGCCAATACTGtatctacatatttataaaagtaataaatatataatacagcACTTGTTTTACTCTAGGCTTCTGGAGAGCAACAAAGAAGGAACCAGAACATGCAactaaaagtaaaagtaatgACAAAGAAGGTAAACCTGCGAGCCACATACGAAAAAGGGAAATCGATACTGAGATAATGGGagtaaaaagagaaatctaTCATGAAAATGATGAAGTATGGGAAACTCATGTAAACCTTGTAAAAGAATTGCGagcatatttaaaagaaaaattaggaGAGTATGacagaataaaaaacaataaaaaaacaaaagatcaGGAAAAATTCACGATTGTTTATACACCTTCAATATTGTATCGTACATTTGATGtatttttggagaaaaaaataaatttttattttaacagtaAACCAAAACTAACTAGTTTTCTTACTCTACAACTGTAAtagcatatacatatataaatgcattagtaaaataacgaaaatgcTATTTGCGTGCAATTTGCAAACGCCTACTAACAATAAGGAAAAAATCTTCAATAATCCGAAGAACAAAGTGGAAAAGCcgattaataatgaaaaaaacaatattaaatatttatatataatttataataatcgtaaaatatcattctggttttttttctaagtgataaaattattgaagttGTTTTAATAAGTTTGCCATATGGTTGAAATGTTTATAATCATGAGTATAGCAgcattacaaatttttgtctcaGGTTTTTACGCACACAATCGAGGGGCCATGTTCGTGTGTAGCGTAGAGCGCTTTACGCAGCACATGAACATGGTCCTTCGAATGTCTGCAGAGCATAAATGAAAAGATAAAGCTATCAGTCTAACGAATTCGTTGTTTAGAATCGTATATAGGTCGAACATCCCGTAAAGAAGTTTATTTTGTAAGATATAACTAATTTCGACGAACAGACGGTGGCAGTTACTGGCTCCCTGAAAATATGATAGAATCGAGTAAGATCGATTCTGCGCGAGCGCGATCCTGCACAGTCAACACGGATATTTAGACGTTTCTCGAACATGCGAGAACGTTAGCCAAAAGCTCGTTTCT from Linepithema humile isolate Giens D197 chromosome 2, Lhum_UNIL_v1.0, whole genome shotgun sequence encodes:
- the LOC105677333 gene encoding uncharacterized protein isoform X1, with protein sequence MKWLLFLITIAIWQCTQVTGNSVSQRKSRTPLSAWFPFEYTFLPNRDAQKLNTFSSINTNNSMSQRKPRSPINPLFPIEYPSSRYRDKVPKKVYPFLPFYRGFWRATKKEPEHATKSKSNDKEGKPASHIRKREIDTEIMGVKREIYHENDEVWETHVNLVKELRAYLKEKLGEYDRIKNNKKTKDQEKFTIVYTPSILYRTFDVFLEKKINFYFNSKPKLTSFLTLQL
- the LOC105677333 gene encoding uncharacterized protein isoform X2, whose amino-acid sequence is MKWLLFLITIAIWQCTQVTGNSVSQRKSRTPLSAWFPFEYTFLPNRDAQKLNTFSSINTNNSMSQRKPRSPINPLFPIEYPSSRYRDKVPKKVYPFLPFYRALVLL
- the LOC105677348 gene encoding uncharacterized protein, with translation MKWFLFLMTIAIWQCIQVTGSSVSQRKPRSPINPLFSLEYPSSRYRDEVSKEVYPFLPFYRGLRSATKNEPEHATKSNSNDKEGKPTSYIRKREIVTEIMGVKREDYHVIDEIWKIFVNRITEVVAYLNEKEEEIKKLKNSKKTKDPEK